A genome region from Chengkuizengella sp. SCS-71B includes the following:
- a CDS encoding ribonuclease HII, which yields MISYEKTYWQQNKQYIAGIDEVGRGCLLGDVVAAAVILPIDLVIEGINDSKKLSPKKREICYEKIMEKALAIGIGKVDANRIDDINIKQATRLAMEQAFENLAIQPDFLLIDAEKISTPIPQLALIKGDQLSQSIAAASIVAKVTRDRMCLQWDMEYPEYDIAKHKGYGTKLHREHILNYGPCPIHRRTFLKNIVNIQQTLF from the coding sequence ATGATTAGTTATGAAAAAACTTATTGGCAGCAGAACAAACAATACATAGCAGGCATTGATGAGGTTGGTAGAGGGTGTTTATTAGGTGACGTTGTGGCTGCTGCTGTTATTTTACCTATTGATTTAGTGATTGAAGGTATTAATGATTCTAAAAAACTAAGTCCTAAAAAAAGAGAAATATGTTATGAAAAAATTATGGAAAAAGCACTAGCCATTGGTATAGGCAAGGTGGATGCAAACAGAATAGATGATATAAATATAAAACAAGCTACACGATTAGCGATGGAACAAGCCTTTGAAAATTTAGCCATCCAACCAGATTTTTTATTAATAGATGCTGAGAAAATTAGTACTCCCATTCCTCAATTAGCACTCATCAAAGGGGATCAATTAAGTCAGTCTATAGCTGCTGCTTCCATAGTTGCTAAAGTGACAAGGGATCGAATGTGTTTGCAGTGGGATATGGAATATCCAGAATATGATATTGCGAAGCATAAAGGTTACGGAACGAAGCTACATAGAGAACACATACTAAACTATGGGCCTTGCCCGATACATAGACGGACTTTTCTTAAAAATATCGTTAACATACAACAAACTCTTTTCTAA
- the ylqF gene encoding ribosome biogenesis GTPase YlqF — protein sequence MTIQWFPGHMTRARRQIEGKLKLLDIVIELLDARVPLSSRNPMIDEILKDKPRIVLLNKADLADPSVTTEWVKFFKKQNLDALPIDSISGTQVHEILPRSKQLIKHKIDAQLRKGIKPRAIRSLIVGIPNVGKSTLINRLAGKKIAETGDKPGVTKAQQWIKIGLEMELLDTPGILWPKFEDQKVGMRLAATGAIKETLLHLDDVAFYVVRYFLENYPDRLKERYDVEYIPEDLEDPNEIVIVMEEIGQKRGCIKRGGIIDLDKTSSIILREMRAGTLGRFSLETPENLND from the coding sequence ATGACCATTCAGTGGTTTCCTGGTCATATGACTAGAGCTCGTAGGCAGATTGAAGGTAAATTAAAGTTGCTTGATATCGTAATTGAACTGTTAGATGCTCGAGTGCCTCTATCCAGTCGAAATCCAATGATTGATGAAATTTTAAAGGATAAACCACGGATTGTTCTTTTAAACAAAGCAGATTTAGCAGATCCTTCTGTAACTACAGAATGGGTAAAATTTTTCAAAAAACAAAATTTAGATGCATTACCGATTGATTCAATTTCAGGAACACAAGTACACGAGATATTACCTCGATCAAAACAGTTGATAAAGCATAAAATTGATGCCCAATTGAGAAAAGGGATTAAACCTCGTGCTATTCGATCTTTAATTGTTGGCATTCCTAATGTAGGTAAATCTACATTAATTAATCGTTTAGCAGGGAAAAAGATAGCTGAAACAGGAGATAAACCGGGTGTGACAAAAGCACAGCAATGGATTAAAATTGGTTTAGAAATGGAGTTGCTAGATACACCAGGTATTTTGTGGCCAAAATTTGAAGATCAAAAAGTAGGAATGCGATTAGCAGCAACGGGAGCGATTAAGGAAACTTTATTACACCTAGATGATGTGGCATTTTATGTTGTTAGATATTTCCTTGAGAATTATCCTGATCGACTAAAGGAAAGATATGATGTTGAATATATTCCTGAAGATTTAGAGGATCCGAACGAAATTGTGATTGTTATGGAAGAGATCGGACAAAAGCGTGGCTGTATTAAACGTGGAGGAATTATTGATCTAGATAAAACATCAAGCATCATTTTAAGGGAAATGAGAGCCGGCACCTTAGGTAGATTTTCATTGGAGACACCGGAGAATTTGAATGATTAG
- the lepB gene encoding signal peptidase I has protein sequence MEEKIDNEKTNQTNSFLNTSWEWVKSILIAVALVVIIRSFLFTPTVVSGQSMQPSFFNNDKLIVNKILYTIREPERGEVIIFKANQEQDFIKRVIALPGETVEVKGDEVFVNGERLDEPYIKEEIEKAKQNGRSYNNLDFPKAVVPKGTVFVMGDNRPNSQDSRSLIGFISYEQVIGRADLVIWPLQDLGIVSHEVGELQ, from the coding sequence ATGGAAGAAAAAATAGATAATGAAAAAACAAATCAAACGAATTCTTTTTTGAATACATCTTGGGAATGGGTCAAATCCATTTTAATTGCAGTGGCACTGGTTGTAATTATACGTTCTTTTTTATTTACCCCAACTGTAGTGTCTGGACAATCAATGCAGCCTAGTTTTTTTAATAATGATAAGTTAATCGTTAATAAAATCCTATACACTATTCGTGAGCCTGAACGTGGTGAAGTGATTATATTTAAAGCAAATCAAGAACAAGACTTTATTAAAAGAGTTATTGCATTGCCAGGTGAAACGGTGGAAGTAAAAGGGGATGAAGTGTTTGTTAATGGAGAACGATTAGACGAGCCCTATATTAAAGAAGAGATAGAAAAAGCTAAACAAAATGGTAGAAGCTACAATAATTTGGACTTCCCAAAAGCTGTCGTTCCAAAAGGTACAGTTTTTGTGATGGGGGATAACCGTCCAAATAGTCAAGATAGTCGAAGTTTAATTGGTTTTATTTCATATGAACAGGTAATTGGTCGTGCAGACTTAGTGATTTGGCCTTTACAGGATCTAGGGATTGTATCACATGAAGTTGGTGAACTACAATGA
- the rplS gene encoding 50S ribosomal protein L19, which yields MNIVREITQDQLRQDLPSFRPGDTLKVHVKVIEGSRERIQVFEGVVIKRRGGGISETFTVRKISYGVGVERTFPINSPKIDKIDVVRRGKVRRAKLYYLRALRGKAARIKEIRR from the coding sequence ATGAATATTGTTAGAGAAATTACACAAGATCAATTGCGTCAAGATCTACCAAGCTTTCGTCCTGGTGATACTTTAAAAGTACACGTTAAAGTAATCGAGGGATCTCGTGAACGTATTCAGGTATTTGAAGGTGTAGTTATCAAAAGACGTGGTGGCGGAATCAGTGAAACGTTTACAGTAAGAAAAATTTCTTACGGCGTTGGAGTTGAAAGAACGTTCCCTATAAATTCACCTAAAATTGATAAAATTGATGTTGTTCGTCGTGGTAAAGTTCGTCGTGCTAAGTTGTATTACTTACGTGCTCTTCGCGGTAAAGCAGCAAGAATTAAAGAAATCAGAAGATAA
- the trmD gene encoding tRNA (guanosine(37)-N1)-methyltransferase TrmD has protein sequence MKIDVLTLFPHMFNGVFSESILGKANEKGLVSLNTINFREFANNKHNTVDDYPYGGGAGMVLKPEPIFSAVENLITTEGETTTKIVLMCPQGKKFDQKKAEELSKAEHLIFICGHYEGYDERIREHLVTDEISIGDYILTGGEVPAMVIIDSVVRLLPGVLGNETSAGNDSFSSGLLEYPQYTRPASFRGLDVPDVLLSGHHKNIDEWRQKESLRRTLERRPELLEKVKLSKEQLKYINELKYQSSE, from the coding sequence ATGAAAATTGATGTTTTAACCTTATTTCCGCACATGTTTAACGGTGTTTTTAGTGAAAGTATTCTTGGTAAAGCCAATGAAAAGGGACTTGTCTCCTTAAATACTATAAATTTTCGTGAATTTGCGAATAATAAACATAACACAGTTGATGATTATCCATATGGGGGCGGAGCTGGGATGGTATTAAAACCAGAGCCGATTTTTTCTGCGGTAGAAAATCTGATAACAACAGAAGGAGAAACCACTACCAAAATCGTTTTAATGTGTCCTCAAGGTAAAAAGTTCGATCAAAAAAAAGCAGAGGAGCTTTCCAAAGCTGAACATCTTATTTTTATCTGTGGTCACTATGAAGGTTATGATGAGAGAATAAGAGAACATTTAGTTACAGACGAGATATCTATTGGTGATTATATTTTAACTGGAGGAGAAGTCCCTGCAATGGTTATCATAGATAGTGTTGTGCGGTTACTACCTGGCGTGTTAGGCAATGAAACCTCTGCTGGGAACGATTCCTTTAGTTCTGGACTGTTAGAATACCCGCAATATACAAGACCAGCATCATTTCGAGGACTAGATGTTCCAGACGTATTATTGTCAGGTCATCATAAAAACATTGATGAGTGGAGACAAAAAGAATCTCTCCGAAGAACTTTGGAACGTAGGCCAGAACTTCTTGAAAAAGTGAAATTAAGTAAGGAACAGCTAAAATACATAAATGAGCTTAAATATCAAAGTTCAGAATAA
- the rimM gene encoding ribosome maturation factor RimM (Essential for efficient processing of 16S rRNA) has translation MEQNKKYYRVGKIVNTHGLRGDLKIISKSDFSEVRFKKGSKLYVFLENENKYQVMIVENARPHKGVFIVKFNDFNHINEVEKLKNHILYISEDQLSELPDEEYYFHEIIGCKVFSDENEELGEITDILTPGANDVWVVKRKKGQDLLVPIIDDVLLNVNVKEKKVIIRLMEGML, from the coding sequence ATGGAGCAAAATAAAAAATATTACAGAGTAGGTAAGATCGTAAATACGCATGGTTTACGCGGGGATCTCAAAATTATCTCAAAGTCTGATTTTTCAGAAGTCAGATTTAAAAAAGGAAGTAAACTATATGTCTTTCTTGAGAATGAAAATAAATACCAAGTGATGATTGTAGAAAATGCAAGACCTCATAAAGGAGTATTTATTGTGAAGTTTAATGATTTTAATCATATCAATGAGGTTGAAAAGCTGAAAAATCACATATTATATATTTCTGAAGATCAACTGTCAGAACTTCCAGATGAGGAGTATTATTTTCATGAAATAATTGGATGCAAGGTGTTCTCTGACGAAAATGAAGAGCTTGGTGAAATTACAGACATATTAACACCTGGTGCGAATGATGTATGGGTAGTTAAACGAAAAAAAGGACAAGATTTGTTAGTCCCTATCATTGATGATGTTTTATTGAACGTAAATGTGAAAGAAAAAAAGGTTATCATTCGATTGATGGAAGGAATGTTATAA
- a CDS encoding KH domain-containing protein, producing the protein MKELILTIVKALVDHPEDVHVNEVQKDRETVYQLSVHSDDMGKVIGKQGRIAKALRTVVSSAAVKDKKRVYIDIIQ; encoded by the coding sequence ATGAAAGAGTTAATTTTAACGATCGTAAAGGCACTAGTAGACCATCCAGAAGATGTTCATGTAAATGAAGTACAAAAAGATCGTGAAACAGTTTATCAATTATCTGTCCATAGCGATGATATGGGAAAAGTTATCGGTAAACAAGGTCGGATCGCAAAGGCGCTTCGTACAGTTGTATCATCTGCAGCTGTAAAAGATAAAAAACGTGTATACATTGATATTATTCAATAA
- the rpsP gene encoding 30S ribosomal protein S16, which produces MATRIRLKRMGAHKAPFYRVVVSDSRSPRDGRFIEEIGTYNPLTEPATVTINEEKALQWLGTGAKPSDTVRNLFSKAGIMKTFHEQKLQK; this is translated from the coding sequence ATGGCAACTCGTATTCGTTTAAAACGTATGGGTGCACACAAAGCACCGTTTTATCGTGTAGTAGTATCTGATTCTCGTTCTCCTCGTGATGGACGTTTCATTGAGGAAATTGGGACATATAACCCGTTAACTGAGCCTGCAACTGTAACTATCAATGAAGAGAAAGCACTTCAATGGCTTGGTACAGGTGCAAAACCTTCTGATACTGTACGTAATTTATTCAGTAAAGCAGGAATCATGAAAACTTTTCATGAGCAGAAGCTTCAAAAATAA
- the ffh gene encoding signal recognition particle protein, with product MAAFEGLSSRLQNVFGKLKGKGKVSENDVKEAMREVRLALLEADVNFKVVKDFINKVKEKAIGQEVMKSFTPGMVIIDIVNKELTSLMGETQSKLNKSNKPPTVIMMAGLQGAGKTTTTGKLAKYLQKQNHKPLLVAADIYRPAAIKQLQILGEQIGAPVFSLGDKANPVDIAKQGLQQAKENHYDYVIIDTAGRLHIDEDLMNELKDIKETVKPDEVLLVVDSMTGQDAVNVAESFNEQLELSGVVLTKLDGDTRGGAALSVKAVTGKPIKFAAMGEKIDALEPFYPDRMASRILGMGDMLSLIEKAQTNIDEEKAREMERKMRKAEFTFEDFLEQMEQVRNMGPLDQIMDMMPGMGKMKNMKNLNVDEKQLGRVEAIVKSMTTEEKRKPEILNASRRKRIALGSGTSVKDVNRLLKQFEDMKKMMKQFSSMMGGPGKKGKKPKLGKGFKFPFG from the coding sequence ATGGCGGCTTTTGAAGGATTATCAAGTAGATTGCAAAATGTTTTTGGAAAGCTAAAAGGAAAAGGGAAGGTTTCTGAAAATGATGTAAAAGAAGCAATGCGTGAAGTCAGACTTGCACTTCTTGAGGCGGATGTAAACTTTAAGGTTGTTAAAGATTTCATCAACAAAGTAAAAGAAAAAGCAATTGGGCAAGAAGTGATGAAAAGTTTTACGCCTGGTATGGTTATCATCGATATCGTTAATAAAGAATTAACCTCTTTGATGGGGGAAACACAAAGTAAATTAAATAAATCCAACAAACCTCCAACGGTCATTATGATGGCAGGTTTGCAAGGTGCTGGTAAAACAACCACAACTGGAAAACTAGCGAAATATTTACAAAAGCAAAACCATAAACCACTATTGGTTGCGGCAGATATTTATAGACCAGCTGCAATCAAACAGCTTCAAATTTTAGGAGAACAAATTGGAGCACCTGTATTTTCACTTGGTGATAAAGCGAATCCTGTAGACATCGCCAAACAAGGATTACAGCAAGCGAAAGAAAATCACTATGATTATGTCATCATTGATACAGCTGGACGTTTACATATCGATGAAGATTTAATGAATGAGCTTAAGGATATAAAAGAAACTGTTAAACCGGATGAGGTATTATTGGTTGTAGATTCCATGACGGGTCAGGATGCTGTGAACGTAGCAGAAAGCTTCAATGAACAGCTTGAATTAAGTGGAGTTGTTTTAACAAAATTAGACGGTGATACTCGAGGTGGTGCTGCCCTTTCTGTAAAAGCGGTAACAGGTAAACCGATTAAATTTGCAGCAATGGGTGAAAAAATCGATGCGCTTGAACCGTTTTATCCCGATCGTATGGCTTCTCGAATACTTGGTATGGGGGATATGCTTAGTTTAATTGAAAAAGCACAAACGAACATCGACGAAGAGAAAGCCAGAGAAATGGAACGTAAGATGCGTAAGGCTGAATTTACATTTGAGGATTTTCTTGAGCAGATGGAGCAAGTAAGAAATATGGGTCCACTTGATCAAATTATGGATATGATGCCTGGTATGGGTAAAATGAAAAATATGAAAAATCTGAATGTAGATGAAAAACAGTTAGGTCGTGTAGAAGCGATCGTTAAATCCATGACAACAGAAGAGAAACGAAAACCAGAAATCTTAAATGCAAGTCGTCGTAAACGAATAGCTTTAGGTAGTGGAACCTCTGTAAAAGATGTCAACAGACTATTAAAGCAGTTTGAAGATATGAAAAAAATGATGAAGCAGTTTTCCTCTATGATGGGTGGACCAGGTAAAAAAGGAAAGAAACCCAAGTTAGGAAAAGGATTTAAATTCCCTTTCGGATAG
- a CDS encoding putative DNA-binding protein, whose product MSAEKMLEKTNRVNLLFDFYQNLLTEKQQTYLKFYFQDDYSLGEIAEQFQISRQAIYEHIKRAEQVLEQYESKLHLVSNYIKRNDLINQLNDHILDLKENEHMLDIIQKVKNIDEI is encoded by the coding sequence ATGTCTGCTGAAAAAATGTTAGAAAAAACAAATCGAGTTAATCTGTTATTTGATTTTTATCAAAACTTACTTACCGAGAAGCAGCAAACATACTTAAAGTTTTATTTTCAAGATGACTACTCTTTAGGAGAAATTGCAGAGCAATTTCAAATTAGTAGACAAGCTATATATGAACACATTAAACGGGCGGAACAAGTGCTTGAGCAGTATGAAAGCAAATTGCATTTAGTTTCAAACTATATAAAGCGGAATGATTTAATAAATCAATTAAATGATCACATTTTAGATTTAAAAGAAAATGAACATATGTTAGACATTATACAAAAAGTTAAAAATATTGATGAAATATAA
- the ftsY gene encoding signal recognition particle-docking protein FtsY: MSFFKKLKDKISKKTEEVTTKFKDGLSKTSTAFTEKIETLVLRRKKIDEEFYEELEEILIGADVGVNVVMELIDELRIEVRKRKIEDAVDLQPVLSEKLVELLSGKEDNSINLQDNGLTVILFVGVNGVGKTTTIGKMAHRFNSEGKKVLLAAGDTFRAGAIEQLEVWGDRVGVDVVKQQAGSDPAAVIYDAVQAAKKREVDILLCDTAGRLQNKTNLMEELNKIYRVIKREVPDAPHEVLLVLDATTGQNALSQAKLFGEKTGVTGLVLTKLDGTAKGGIVVAIRNEMDIPVKFVGLGEQMDDLQEFDSDQFVHALFAGLIQDEEKREVEESVE; encoded by the coding sequence ATGAGTTTTTTTAAAAAGTTGAAAGATAAAATTTCTAAAAAAACAGAAGAGGTAACAACAAAGTTTAAGGATGGCTTAAGTAAAACGAGCACAGCATTTACTGAAAAAATTGAAACATTAGTTCTTCGTCGTAAAAAAATTGATGAGGAATTTTATGAAGAGCTAGAAGAAATTTTAATCGGTGCAGATGTAGGCGTGAATGTAGTTATGGAGTTGATTGATGAACTGCGAATCGAAGTGCGCAAAAGAAAAATCGAAGATGCAGTAGATTTACAACCAGTCCTTTCAGAAAAACTTGTTGAGTTGTTATCTGGGAAAGAGGATAACAGTATAAATTTGCAAGATAACGGATTAACGGTTATTCTTTTTGTTGGTGTAAATGGAGTTGGTAAAACTACGACGATTGGAAAAATGGCCCATCGTTTTAATTCAGAGGGAAAAAAAGTTTTGTTAGCTGCAGGAGACACGTTTCGTGCAGGGGCAATAGAACAGCTTGAAGTTTGGGGAGACCGTGTTGGTGTAGATGTTGTGAAACAACAAGCAGGCTCAGATCCAGCTGCTGTCATCTACGATGCTGTTCAAGCTGCTAAAAAAAGGGAAGTTGACATACTTCTTTGTGATACAGCAGGTAGATTGCAAAATAAAACAAATCTGATGGAAGAACTCAATAAAATATATCGTGTGATTAAACGTGAGGTTCCGGATGCTCCACATGAAGTGTTGCTTGTATTAGATGCTACAACTGGACAGAATGCTCTTAGTCAAGCAAAATTATTTGGAGAAAAAACAGGTGTTACAGGTTTAGTATTAACTAAGCTGGATGGAACAGCTAAAGGTGGAATTGTAGTAGCAATCCGGAATGAGATGGATATTCCAGTGAAATTTGTAGGTTTAGGAGAACAAATGGATGATTTGCAGGAATTTGATTCAGATCAGTTTGTTCACGCATTGTTTGCGGGATTGATTCAAGATGAAGAGAAAAGAGAAGTAGAGGAATCCGTGGAATAA
- the smc gene encoding chromosome segregation protein SMC gives MYLKRIELYGFKSFADKTALDFVQGITAVVGPNGSGKSNISDSIRWVLGEQKAKSLRGGKMEDIIFAGSEIRKPVNFGEVSLTLDNSDEKLLLDFSEVTVTRRIHRSGDSEYFINKQACRLKDIIELFMDTGIGREAYSIIGQGKIEEILSNRSEERRGIFEEASGIVKFKTRKKESEKKLAETEQNLLRIYDLIAELEDQIEPLQKQSEKAVLYKQLKDQLKAHDISLYVYRIEDSHQNWEASSETLNQLQNKQIELSTIVNQHDATIEKDRMAAKQLEDELDALQNTLLNLSEEVEKSEGFGEVLKERKKNLLQQKTQQEILVTEKNQRHKNIQNEQNSFESKLEKILHQLKEAEHNLDEKQEHLLGITSELNIDSEEQLQETLLKVINKIAQSKNEISNITQQLRMNDEKKEELEQLHKLFTEQHHELHTKHETTIVSLEQIQNQINDTKNKYIQISEQVKQKQRLLEDILLTVQKWQQKLNSLISRKDTFKEMENDFDGFFHGVKEVLKKRGQTSGGLRGVHGAVAELVNVPAKLETAVETALGGALQFIVMENEQDSRQAISYLKQRKLGRATFLPIDIIKPRSVSQNDIKKMDQNEGFIGIAADLIQFEPTYSSIVSNLLGQVIIADSLEDANRIAASCSYRFKVVTLDGDVVNAGGSMTGGSVQKKNANLLGRKRQIEELEHQITNSQVQLDQLQEKSKNLKQEISKTSSELEELRALGEQFRLQEQKIQSEIHQYQQQMEHKESQISSNQLELEQLLQKSEELIDKEKREHIKLTESLQTEERTQQVMKEVEESKKTKQSIKDEVQNELTDLKVRVASITQEKQAIIEQLERFQQELTQLQIEMNANDQTKQQLEAEIEKNEREHVEQLEKFNLLKINKQECTNQIAFKRKQRADGLKTIELKENETKEQRIALKQTEDKLHQVEVKVNRLDVELENLLNKLSEDYELSFELAKQKYSLPNDVVETQEMVKQLKRKITSLGEVNLGAIDEFERIHNRFEFLTKQQQDLIEAKDTLYQVIGQLDEEMSQRFITTFEEIRKNFVVAFAKLFGGGRADLLLSDPENLLETGVDIVAQPPGKKLQNLQLLSGGERALTAIALLFAILHVKPVPFCVLDEVEAALDEANVTRFAEYLREFSLQTQFIVVTHRKGTMEEADVLYGVAMEEDGVSKLVSVRLDEEEDGFFSAS, from the coding sequence ATGTATTTAAAAAGGATTGAATTATATGGTTTTAAGTCTTTTGCTGACAAAACTGCATTAGATTTTGTACAAGGCATCACTGCTGTTGTAGGACCAAATGGAAGTGGGAAAAGTAACATCTCTGATTCCATACGTTGGGTGCTAGGAGAGCAAAAAGCAAAATCGCTCCGTGGTGGTAAAATGGAGGATATCATTTTTGCTGGTAGTGAGATTAGAAAGCCTGTAAACTTCGGCGAAGTTTCACTTACATTGGATAATTCAGATGAAAAATTATTGCTTGACTTTAGTGAAGTTACAGTGACTAGACGGATACATCGGAGTGGAGACAGTGAATATTTCATTAACAAACAAGCTTGTCGTTTGAAGGATATTATAGAGCTTTTTATGGATACAGGTATTGGTAGAGAAGCATATTCTATCATTGGACAAGGTAAAATTGAAGAAATATTAAGCAACCGTTCAGAAGAGAGAAGAGGAATTTTTGAAGAAGCTTCCGGCATTGTAAAGTTTAAAACTAGAAAAAAGGAATCGGAAAAAAAACTGGCTGAAACTGAACAAAACTTGCTTCGAATATACGACCTTATAGCTGAATTAGAGGATCAAATCGAACCTTTACAAAAGCAATCTGAAAAAGCTGTTTTATATAAACAATTAAAAGATCAATTAAAAGCACATGATATATCACTTTATGTATATAGAATTGAAGATTCACATCAAAACTGGGAAGCATCCTCAGAAACTTTAAACCAATTACAAAACAAACAAATTGAACTTTCCACGATTGTTAATCAACATGATGCAACGATTGAAAAAGACCGCATGGCTGCAAAACAACTAGAGGATGAATTGGATGCATTACAAAACACCTTATTAAACCTTAGTGAAGAGGTTGAAAAGAGTGAGGGGTTTGGTGAGGTTCTAAAAGAAAGAAAAAAAAATCTATTACAGCAAAAAACACAACAAGAAATTTTAGTAACTGAAAAAAACCAACGTCATAAAAATATTCAAAACGAGCAGAATTCATTTGAAAGCAAATTAGAGAAAATCCTACACCAACTTAAAGAAGCTGAGCACAACTTAGATGAAAAACAAGAACATTTATTAGGCATAACATCAGAATTGAATATTGATTCTGAGGAACAACTGCAAGAAACACTATTAAAAGTAATTAATAAAATTGCACAAAGTAAAAACGAAATCAGTAATATAACTCAACAACTAAGAATGAATGACGAGAAAAAAGAAGAACTTGAACAATTACATAAGCTTTTTACTGAACAACATCATGAGCTTCATACTAAACATGAGACAACAATAGTTTCCTTAGAACAAATACAGAATCAAATTAATGATACGAAAAATAAATACATTCAAATTAGTGAGCAGGTTAAGCAGAAACAAAGATTGTTAGAGGATATTTTATTAACTGTACAAAAATGGCAGCAAAAATTGAATTCTTTAATTTCAAGAAAAGATACTTTCAAAGAAATGGAAAATGACTTTGATGGTTTTTTTCATGGTGTTAAAGAAGTACTAAAAAAGAGGGGGCAAACTTCTGGAGGTTTAAGAGGTGTTCATGGAGCAGTAGCTGAATTAGTAAACGTTCCTGCTAAGTTAGAAACCGCGGTTGAGACAGCACTTGGAGGTGCTCTTCAGTTTATTGTCATGGAGAATGAACAAGACAGCAGACAAGCCATCTCTTACTTGAAACAGAGAAAGTTGGGTAGAGCTACATTTTTACCTATAGATATTATCAAACCTCGATCTGTTTCTCAAAATGACATTAAAAAAATGGATCAAAATGAAGGTTTTATTGGTATAGCTGCAGATTTAATCCAGTTTGAGCCTACTTATTCATCCATCGTTTCTAATTTATTGGGTCAGGTAATTATTGCTGATAGCTTAGAGGATGCTAATCGAATTGCTGCTTCTTGCTCTTATCGGTTTAAAGTAGTAACTTTAGATGGTGATGTTGTCAATGCTGGCGGATCTATGACTGGGGGAAGTGTGCAAAAGAAAAATGCCAATCTCTTAGGTCGTAAAAGGCAAATTGAGGAATTGGAGCATCAGATTACAAATTCACAAGTTCAACTTGATCAATTACAGGAAAAAAGTAAAAATTTAAAGCAGGAAATTTCTAAAACTTCATCAGAATTGGAAGAGTTACGAGCACTCGGAGAACAGTTTCGTTTGCAGGAACAGAAAATACAATCTGAAATTCATCAATATCAACAACAAATGGAGCATAAAGAATCGCAAATTTCTTCAAATCAATTAGAACTTGAACAATTATTACAAAAATCAGAGGAGTTAATTGATAAAGAAAAAAGAGAACATATTAAATTAACAGAATCTTTACAAACAGAAGAAAGAACACAACAAGTGATGAAGGAAGTGGAAGAGAGTAAAAAAACAAAACAATCTATAAAAGATGAAGTACAGAATGAGTTAACGGATTTAAAAGTGAGAGTGGCTTCCATTACCCAGGAGAAACAAGCTATCATTGAACAGTTGGAACGTTTTCAACAGGAGTTAACGCAATTACAGATAGAAATGAATGCAAATGATCAAACAAAACAACAGCTTGAAGCAGAGATTGAAAAAAATGAAAGAGAACATGTAGAACAACTTGAAAAATTTAATCTGCTTAAAATAAATAAACAAGAATGCACCAACCAAATAGCTTTTAAAAGAAAACAACGTGCTGATGGGTTAAAGACGATAGAATTAAAAGAAAATGAAACAAAAGAACAAAGAATAGCCCTGAAACAGACAGAGGATAAATTACATCAAGTAGAAGTAAAAGTGAATCGGTTGGATGTAGAGTTGGAAAACTTATTAAATAAACTATCTGAAGACTATGAACTCAGTTTTGAACTGGCAAAGCAAAAATATTCTCTTCCTAATGATGTTGTAGAAACGCAAGAAATGGTAAAGCAATTAAAAAGAAAAATCACTTCGTTAGGTGAGGTAAATTTGGGTGCCATTGACGAATTTGAACGAATTCATAATCGATTTGAATTTTTGACGAAACAGCAACAAGATCTCATTGAAGCTAAAGATACACTTTATCAAGTTATAGGGCAATTAGATGAAGAGATGTCACAGCGTTTTATTACAACTTTTGAAGAAATTCGCAAAAACTTTGTTGTAGCATTTGCAAAGTTGTTTGGTGGAGGAAGAGCGGATTTATTATTGAGTGATCCAGAAAATTTATTAGAAACAGGTGTAGACATCGTTGCACAACCCCCTGGGAAAAAACTGCAAAATCTACAATTGTTATCTGGTGGAGAAAGAGCTTTAACAGCCATCGCTTTATTGTTTGCAATATTACATGTAAAACCTGTACCATTTTGTGTATTGGATGAGGTAGAAGCCGCATTGGATGAAGCGAATGTAACTCGTTTCGCCGAATACTTAAGGGAATTTTCATTGCAGACACAATTTATTGTTGTTACGCATCGTAAAGGTACTATGGAAGAAGCGGATGTATTATATGGGGTAGCTATGGAAGAAGATGGAGTATCCAAATTAGTATCTGTTCGATTGGATGAAGAGGAAGATGGGTTTTTCTCTGCATCATAA